The following nucleotide sequence is from Euleptes europaea isolate rEulEur1 chromosome 3, rEulEur1.hap1, whole genome shotgun sequence.
TGAGTAGGGGACTGGACCTACTTGTCCCGCATTGGACCCATCTTGCTTTCCAGTGTCTCAAACCTTATACCTGGGCCATGTTTTCAAGCCAGTCTGCTTAATCCTGAGGACTGGAAGATACTGTTTCATGCGCCTGCCCATGTGGCAGGAGATTTTCATACATCCCCTAACTATTGTGGACCCTGCTTAAGCCAGCTGGTTGCTCTAGCTTAATTAGGAATGTAAACTATTAGCAATCGCTGGCTCTTGCTTTTGCTAAAATATATGATTACTTGCTTTTAAGAGGACGTTTGCCTCTGTTTCTACCAAATCTGGCAAGTTCAGTTTATTGTTCTTaccaaggtaaaggtaaaggtcccctgtgcaagcaccgggtcattcctgacccatggggtgacgtcacatcccaacgtttccaaggcagacttttgtttacggggtggtttgccagtgccttccccagtcatcttccccttacccccagcaagctgggtactcgttttaccgacctcggaaggttggaaggctgagtcaacctcgagccggctacctgaaaccaacttccatcgggatcgaactcaggtcgtgagcagagcttggactgcagtactgcagcttaccactccacgccacggggctctatcatTCTTACTACTCTAATGTAAAACTCTGTggggttttattaaaaaaaatttcagAGGTAGTACAAAGATGGAGAACAGCAGAATGCTCAGTTACGTTCTTCTTTTAAGATATTTCAACTTTGCGCAAGCATGTTCCGTGACTCTGTGTTTGCTTTGCAGGTGATTCTTCTGTGTGGAGGAATTCCTTTCCTCTGGTCTGTATCGGGAGATCTCTCTGAATACTCTGGCTTTGGATCAGAGTATGAGGTAGGTCCTTAGATTTTGCTGAGCATCTGAATACTAACTACCCCGTGCTAAATAATCCCACTGCAATCTGTGAGTTCGGATGGGTGGGGATCTAAGGGGTGTTgtttcaagtccaatagcactttagaaagcaacaagattttttggggggatataagcttttgagagtcacagcatCCTTCATAGGATACCTTTGTCATTATCAGATGAAGAGACCTTTGACTCGagagtttataaaaaaaaaaaaaaccaaatcttgTTGTTACCGGACTCGGatctacctgttctactgcagaccaacacggctaccctctgaaataagCTGTTTTGTTACGGGCAGCctattcctaaaggggggggggtagatccacggtGGCCGGGAGTGGTGGAGCCACgccgcctcctctgaggcttctctgccacctcagaggaggaaaaaagggtatttaaattttttgaaaaggaacaataggggaaaatgccccattgaaaacagtgaggctgcaccaccaaaaaaggtggcgcagccccaccGCCACTCAAGAGGGCGTTCCTAGGGTGagtggggttaggaagctgcccaaaggcagctccgctcccgggaacgcctcccccaCACTGGTGGCGGCCATTCTCCtccgggatttagttcctgggcTGGCTGCGCTGTCGGTGGGGCCTGGCAGAGCTCCGTCGCTCCCGGATGCCGgcgtgtttgccactttatcccgtgataaagtggcacctacgctggcaaggggtcacgccggctcctaaggagattccccccccctcgggATTGCAGCTTCAATTGTCTAAAAATTATTTTGTGAATTCACActgcagtcctgagcagagtttcacctttctgagcctgttgaagtcagtgggctcagGAGGCTGTAACCGTGCTTAGGCTAGCACTCTCAATGCATAGGAATTACATGATTTCTTTTCCCTAGCCCATGATTTGGTTTCTGTAGCATATCACTTCATCACTGTGTGCGATTCTGGGGCCGAGGGCGCAACTGGAGCTAATTTAAACCCAGCTTGctcgctttttttaaaaaaagcattttgttcCGGCTGCGTGAAttgaattgaatgaatgaattgaattttatttgtggtcaaagaccaataaatacacactacaTATAATAATctgcatttcaaataaaataggacataaaaacttatcaaaattaaaatcagattaccgCATAGTAATTTAACAATTATCTCTTTCCTATAAACAAAGCAGCCATCAGGTCTCTCCGTTTTTGAAATCCAGTAGTTTAAGCTCAACTTTatctgcatctttgctttttaatttactacgTACTTTAATCTCCGCGatgcaaaatttggcaacctgccTTGTGGTCAAAGGGTTTTCGTCCGCCAGTAGTTTTCCAAGTTTATATTTGTTAGGATAACAAGATAGATTTTCCAATAGTGGGGATAATATGGTGAGTCGAAGCTGATTACAAATagggcatttaaagaaaatatgctccCTAGTCTCAGCTTCTCCAAGTTCCAGCTGCATGTGCTTTATTTGTTTAGGAAATGTGTATCCTGCCTCTTGGACGGGTCCGAGTCCCAGCTTCTTTGTGCTCTCTTAATAGGCCCGTCTGTGCGGGTGGATCTTACAGGAGTGTGGTGGGATTGTGTTCCATTCCTTCTGCTGTATCTGCTGTGTGTGGGGAAGAAGGGAACCGCGATGCAGCTGGCCTGTCAAGGGCGCACAGAAACCTGCGCAGCTGGCCGTGCGCTTTGGAAAAAGTTAGAGTCGATTCAAAAGTgtagaaactgtgtgtgtgtgtaaactagAACGCAACAAGTTGGTTCTTATGatttctcttcttttcctcctcccccaccctttaTGCTTAGATCACCCAGTCCCTGGTCTTCTTGCTGCTTGCTACGCTTTTCAGCGCAGTCACAGGCCTGCCCTGGAGCCTCTATAACACCTTCGTCATAGAGGAAAAACACGGCTTCAATCAACAGGTGGGGTGGAATGCATAAGCATAGCTGCCAGCTAGTTATCAGTTCCGCGCTGCCGTGTTTGTTCCTGTAAACAGGAAAATGTGTTCCTGTGTGCATTGAGCCGGCACGGTTGTTGTATTCCCACTTTTTTAATTATTGAAAGAATCATTCTGAAAGAAAGCAATGGGCCCCGATCCTGCAGGTAGCCTTCTGTATTGGTGATTTTTCTATATTTCGTACTATTGTCAAGGGAGTTTTTAAATTCTGCGTTAACTTCCTACCAACCCTGATGTACAGTAGCTGAGTAGAAGCCCGGACAGGTTTTAAACTtggtcataaggacataagaaaagccatgctggatcagaccaaggcccatcaagtccagcagtctgttcacacagtggccaaccaggtgcctctaggaagcccacaaacaagacgactgcagcagcattatcctgcctgtgttccacggtacctaatctaataggcatgctcctctaatcctggagagaatagatatgcgtcatgtctagtattcattttgacaagcagccatggatagccctctcctccatgaacatgtccactcgcctcttaaagccttcccagttggcagccatcaccacatcctggggcagggatttttccacagtttaactatggtcaaaagattctTCATTGAAACTCATTGTATTCCTTTAGTTAGCTTCAAAACACTTTGAATaaagtgtttctttttttccttttgcagacTCTGGGATTCTTTTTTAAAGACGCTGTCAAGAAGTTCGTCGTGACTCAATGCATCCTGTTGCCAGTGACGGCACTTCTGCTTTACATTATTAAAATAGGGGGAGACTATTTCTTCATTTACGCATGGCTTTTCACATTGGTGGTTTCTCTGGTGAGTATTTTGCCACAAGCTCTTTGCCATGCCCAGAATTGATGAATGTGCAACTCTGCTAAAATAGGGAGAAGCCTATTTCAGTTATTAACACAACTTCTCTGCTGAAGTCACAACATTCTATTCCTAATTGCTGTGGCCTTTCTGGATTGTCTTGTACGAACGTGGCTGGGCTGACTTGTCTGAGCTATCTGCATGGTTTTACTACATAGTAATTTAGAGTATCTGCCTGTGGCGGAGGGCATTTTGGGTGCCAGCCAGCCAAAGTTCAGgggtgggccatggctcagtggtagagcatctgcttgacatacagAAGGTCTCCAGTtaaatccctgccatctccagttttaaaggattaggtaggaggtgatgtgaaagacctctgtcagagatgctggagagctgctgccagtctgagtcgacagtACTCACGATGAACCAAGGATcaaattcagtgtaaggcagtttcaagtGTCAGAGCTGAGCACTTTTAGATCccatggtttatttttattttatgtattttcatatttattgtccgccctccccagcaggcCAGCTCAGGATGGTTTTATATCTTTCTCCTGTTGAAGAGTTTGGAATAAATTCAGATCCCTTTCTTTGTTCCTCAACCTGCTCTGTGCTTTAATTGGAGAGCCGAACGGCATCCTACACGGCTCCTGAAACAGATGCAGATTGTGCCCGGCGTACTTCCAGCTTGTATTGATGCTGAGCAAGACTTTAGCCTCAGATGCTTACCTGGTTTGATATGGTCGCCGGCATTTGGCTTTTCTCCAGCTTGCCTTGTCTTTCTGTGTAGCAACATTGCTACATTCTGTGAACGCCATGTCGTTTTGTTCTTTTGCAGGTATTTCGTTCGAATTCATGTCTGGGGCCATTTTGATCTTCTTTACATTGTGATTATTTGATTGTATAAATACATTTTGTGGTCCCTATTGTATAGTGGTCATAGGTGCTGTGATTTTTGTTCTACTCTCCTTAGTATGGCacattgttttttattattattattaaggatTTTTAGGGTATAGAAGTAAAAAGAGGGGAGttgggaaaaagggaaagggggaaatattcAAGTCATGTGAATAATCCATTTTACAAAGGTCCATTTGATTTGAAATTCTTCTAATACAATACTCAGATAGTATGCATTATTTAATATTTAGATTAATATTTACACTGGTAATACTTGTCATTTTTAGCATCTAGTTAACTCCCTATCTCATTCTTATATATCAACTAAAAACATATGGTTAATCTTAATATTTTGAACATCATCCGTGTTTGTCATAAAAAAACCAGCACATTGTTTTTTgaattggagagccagcatggtatagtagctagagtgtcagactatgatctgggagacccaggttcaaatccccactctgccgaggaagcttgctggttgcccttgggccagttgcacgcTCTTGGCCCAGCGTGCCTCACAGGaagtgaggatgaaatggaggagaggagaatgatgtaatccgctttggttccccattggggagaaagacaggatataaatgaagtagctAAGTAAATCATAGACAATAATTGCCAGGGCTTCTAGGATTCTGCGTTTTAAAACCTTGAAGTCAGAGGcctataaaaatgattttatggCATATACAAAATGGCCTGAATCCCTCTTAGAGCGTTCTCCCACCCCCCCTCTCAGAATTTGAATTGAGGGTTGCATAAGCATTTTGACAATCTGGGTCGGGCCCCAAACCGAGTATTGGGTTGAAACCCAGCCCATCCACCACCTAGTCTGTATCTCTTGTCTGTTCTTCAAAGGTTCTTGAAAGAAGGAACTTGATACAGAGGGACGGTTGATGTCTTTTGCAAGATGGAGCGTGTGTTTTCTGCCAtccaacaaaaaaaccccatttgGGAGTCCTCATCCACCGCCTCGCAGCCCCAAAGATGAAGAGGGATGCTGGGAGGAGTGTGACCTGGAATAAGCGACAAAAAAaggatgggttggatccaaagttaTTTCTGTTTCTTTATTCAGAACATTTtctctcagtgtggtgtagtggttaagagcggtggactctaatctggagaccctggttcgattccccactcctccacatgagcggtggactcaaatctggagaaccaggtttgattccccactcctctgcatgagcggcggactctaatctggggaaccgggtttattccccactcctccacatgagcagcggactctaatttggagaaccaggtttgattccccactcctccacatgcagcctgctgggtgaccttgggtcagtcacagttctctccaaactcccatagtcccacctacctcacagggtgtctgttgtggggacacgaagggaaggagattgtaagatggtttgattctccttaaaaggtagagaaagttggcatataaaaaccagctcttcttcttctatccccaCGACAGAGAggagtgacaggcccaagatcacccagtaagatttgtggcagagtggggatttgaatttgggcCTCCcaacatcctagtctgacactttaaccactacaccaagcccaCTTCCTCCTGTTAAGGGAAGCATGGGTGAACTCTGTGgagtctttggatccaacccgATATTGCTTGCATGTTCCTAGGACTAAAGGTTGATAAACTGGAGAAAGACGGCCCCGTTTTAACACTTCTGCTTCTCTCGCAGGTTCTGGTCACTATCTATGCAGATTACATCGCTCCTTTGTTTGATAAATTCATTCCCCTCCCTGAAGGGGAGCTCAAGCAACAAATTGAGGCGATGGCAAAGAATATAGATTTTCCCCTGACCAAAGTTTACGTTGTGGAAGGTAAGAGGTGAAGTGGGCAGGTGTGGTTTGGCCAGTCCCAAACTCTGAGCCTGGCAGTGCtgaaatgtatgtatttatttcaagagtccatctgcccctccccccaagagaTATTCAGTGTgtctcaaattaaaaaaaaaaaatttaaggaATAATAAAATCTGTAAAATTGCAATGACAAATGGCAAGGGAAGCATGcattattattgttataatttattgtggtccttggccagtattacaaagttaaaacatcattaaaacaacaatagttcaatacaacaacagcaaaaatagctgcatgaacatttgagctagtcaaatgggtttaaaacacTGCATCAGCTGTAATATCGTTTCCCCATGTCTTACATATCCCTGGACAGAAATtggctacttgtctggatacctAGTGTTTCtaacagatattccagtttagctGCATCAGATTAATCAAGAAGCCCaactaacactggctggagatattttcatctggcctccttgtaatgtcagaagcatgtgctctgtagtttccacctccccATCAAGCCTAGTCATAATCTTTCGAGCATGCATTATGCGTCATGTGAAATTATGCGGTTGAGGATGAAGCCTTTCGTGGTTGACCATGAAGACTCTTTAAATCTGAGCACTGGAAGAATGCAGGAGGGGCAGGTTTGTATTGCAAGGTGTCTTTATTGTATTCTTCAAGCTGTCATGTTCCCAAAAGGCTGGGCCAAGAATCATGGATTGCCAGACTGATGTATATCTGGCTTTCCCTcgatccttccttcctgccctacTCTCTAATTATTGTTTGTCTGTGCTTTTAAATATGTATTtcagttttggttttaattgattATAACGCCTGTTTTAACTCTTAGTCAAGTCGGTGGCCCCAAAAAGGCAGAAAGGCGGGGGTACCGAGTTTGTAAATAATTACATTGTGTGTGCTTGCCTCTCCTCCCTCTCGTGCTAGTAAAAGAGTTGGTAGATCCAGTCTGTTGGAAGAAATATGTCTCATGTGTGTGCGTGCTCTTGGAGGACTCAAACTTCAGACAACAAATAAGCTTTTCAGTGTTACATGTGGCATGTGTTTGAGGGAGATGGAATTTCCCTAGAAGGAAGATCACAGGATATCCTTATGGCGAACAATTAAGTAGATTCCCACTTGAATAAAGGGGGCCGCACCCTTGGGATTCTGGAATCTGGCAGCTTGCGTAGTAAGATCTGGCTCTTGTTCCCTTCTGCAGGTTCCAAACGGTCCTCCCACAGCAATGCTTATTTCTATGGCTTCTTTAAGAATAAGCGCATTGTGCTGTTTGATACACTTCTGGAGGATTATTCCGCCCTTAACAAAGAGCATCCCGAGGATCCTGGTTCAGAGTCCCAGGTGGCTGGAGGAAATGGTGAAGACGCAGAGACTCAGGCCAAAGCGAAAGTGAGCTTTGTCATTGGGGGACAGTGACACCTTGTATTTGGTTTTGATTTTGCCCCTTTAAACAGAATAAACAATTTTGAAAAGCAGCAAAACTTTTATTTAACAAGATTAGTGCTCGGCTTGTCCTATGGTGTTCTCTGGCAAGTGTGCGTGCCCTGTCTGAATTGGGGAGGGTttaatacaggggtgtcaaacataaggcccgtgggccagatctggcccctcgagagctcttatccggccagctgaggcagccaccccactccCCCCTACTGAGGATATGCTGTCTTCTCTTGCATTTTTTTATGTGAATGTTCAGCCAACATTCATCTTTCTCTAAATTCAGCGTCTTGGTTTATAGCAACATGATATTCATATTCTGATTTTTGTATGGATTTCATGTTTATACTGACATTTCACTCCTCTGAACcggtgttctatttttttttcctttatagaCTTCAGCAATTGTATTTCACGTTGGCCTTGCCCGTGTAGTGACAACTGTTGCATAAATCTCTTTTGATTTAGAACAAGAAACAAGGCTGCAAAAATGAAGAAGTCTTGGCCGTGCTGGGACATGAGCTGGGGCACTGGAAGCTTGGCCACACCATCAAGAACATCGTCATCAGCCAGGTGAGGGGAAAGCACCGGGGATATCCCAGGTTTTCCCCCCTGTTTGTTCCTTTATTGCTCTCTTAGAAGTGTGGAGAGTTCTATGCCTTTCTGTGAATATGGTGCATCCAGATCTTCATATACGGTGATATCCCTGTAGCATAAAAGCAGTGGAAGGGAACTATTGCTTAGAGTGTGCTTCACctcctgaagctgccttactctgaatcagaccatcagtccattgaggtcagtattgtctcctcagcctggcagcagctctttggggtctcaggctgttctttcccatcacctacttcctggtccttttagctggaggtgctagggattgaaccagggaccttctgcacaccgagcagatgctctgccactgagccacggatcCTCCCGTCCGCCACTGCTGATGTTCAGTGCTAAGAGCGCATGCTTGGCATGAAGTAGATTCCTcctctggtatctccagttaaaggatctcaggtagctggTGTTAGGAAGAACCATTCTCTGGTTGAAACCTTGAAGAGACGCTGCCAGTCATAGTGGACAACACTGAGGTTTctggaccaatggtcttattcagtataaggcagcagcaTGTACTTCTGTTTTTGAAGGAGCCATGGTTTAGTGGTGGAGCCACAggtttagcatgcagaaggtcccaggtttaatccctagcATAGCCAGTTAAAAAACTACAGATAGTAGGTGCTGGGAAAGACATTTCTCCTCctaagaccctgcagagctgttgccgatcagagtggacaatactgagcttgatggaccaatgggccCATCTAGTATAAAGCATCTCTGTATGTTCATCCCAACTTTTTTGCAGAGGGTTTTGTGCTCTGTACATTGTTAGTGCCATCCTTCCTCTCTCTGTTCTGATGGAGTGCAGCTAGGGAACGGAGCAGCCCTTCCGTCCATTTCTGCGCAATGGATGCTACCCATCCTTAGGATAATTGTTCCCTAACTCTGTATTCATAGCCttactgcattgttcattggcTGTCCAATGCTGTCCAATGGCACCGTTTTATGTCCTGTAAACCACCTTGATCTTGGCGAGAAAGGGTAGataaataataaagtaaataatttaGGCAGCATCCAGCACTGGTCAACGGCACTCGATGAACTGTAGCCCAAGCTTCCATTAATGGCTTTGGAGAAACATCAGTATTGTGCAATGTGAGGCTTCAGTCTGTAGCTTCGTGCATGCTCCATCGAGTGTATGGAGTTTCCACTAAAGCAGACTTTTGGTTTCACAGTTGTGTCTGTGCACCTTCATTAAAAGTTAGTGAAGAAGGCCTTGAGCACCTGCTTGCTCTAGAATCCTGTGCTCAGAGTGCTGCTGAATTAGGGCATTTTTGCACCACTGAAAAAGAACaggattatttattt
It contains:
- the ZMPSTE24 gene encoding CAAX prenyl protease 1 homolog codes for the protein MAVPLLGALWAQTPLETRIFGSVLLFSWAVYLWEAWLAWRQRTVYKTTTHVPLELGQIMDVETFEKSRLYQLDKSAFSFWSGLYSEVEGTVILLCGGIPFLWSVSGDLSEYSGFGSEYEITQSLVFLLLATLFSAVTGLPWSLYNTFVIEEKHGFNQQTLGFFFKDAVKKFVVTQCILLPVTALLLYIIKIGGDYFFIYAWLFTLVVSLVLVTIYADYIAPLFDKFIPLPEGELKQQIEAMAKNIDFPLTKVYVVEGSKRSSHSNAYFYGFFKNKRIVLFDTLLEDYSALNKEHPEDPGSESQVAGGNGEDAETQAKAKNKKQGCKNEEVLAVLGHELGHWKLGHTIKNIVISQMNSFLCFFLFAVLIGRKELFAAFGFYDTQPTLIGLLIIFQFIFSPYNEVLSFCLTVLSRRFEFQADAFAKDLGKAKDLYSALIKLNKDNLGFPVSDWLFSMWHYSHPPLLERLQALKESKQD